A genomic segment from Alistipes senegalensis JC50 encodes:
- a CDS encoding RagB/SusD family nutrient uptake outer membrane protein, translating to MKKIVYILLLCLPMLSCQDASSLMDKEDVGDLYEKDVFRSGTYARYFVNDIYYNIISTGYGVSGWVGAYMDCATDNGEARPLNSAAHRYNTGNWNAADNPLGFIWTNSYAQIRACNKFLENYHLIEEESGITTRLDIEYLHAQVIFLRAYFYSELLRAFGGVPLITKVLSMNDPEINSERDSFETVLDFIVSECENAAELLKSLRGEDATRYGMFGGNFGRANEGTALALKAKVLLMAASPLFNRPADFPQYDSADPNVSLWRYPDYDPERWNTAAKALKDVIDLGFYDLYRAKNGTKTEYETLFCVRAPIEEAIFPYLRGPSIDIYFNNLPFDFMLVRGKGTPVCYTLPTHDLVMAYEMKNGMLPEQEGSGYRPLNPFADRDPRLNATIWHDESVFCNIRFDTWHREVTSEKSDGKHYITGYSRTGYFLRKYMDPDLNPSASTAPTLPNSYHLIRYADILLMYAEALNEYYADPASAPEDGIRWAIDQVRSRAGMPGVDETFRNRGWDLTQENVRKFIQNERRVEFAFEEQRFWDIRRWMIGTQTQREAHELDITLKDDDLTKVYKSRKFENRIYEDHMNLMPIPQSEINKNPNLVQNWGWSPKQVN from the coding sequence ATGAAAAAGATCGTTTATATACTGTTGTTGTGCCTGCCTATGCTTTCGTGTCAGGACGCCTCGTCGCTGATGGACAAGGAGGATGTGGGCGACCTGTATGAAAAGGATGTCTTCCGGAGCGGCACCTACGCCCGCTATTTCGTCAACGACATCTACTACAATATCATCAGCACCGGATACGGCGTATCGGGCTGGGTAGGCGCATACATGGACTGCGCCACCGACAACGGCGAGGCCCGCCCGCTCAACTCCGCGGCACACCGCTACAACACCGGCAACTGGAACGCCGCAGACAACCCGCTGGGATTCATCTGGACCAACAGCTATGCCCAGATCCGCGCCTGCAACAAATTCCTGGAAAATTACCATCTGATCGAAGAGGAATCCGGCATCACCACCCGGCTGGACATCGAATATCTGCATGCCCAGGTCATCTTCCTGCGCGCCTATTTTTACTCAGAACTGCTGAGAGCCTTCGGCGGCGTGCCGCTCATCACCAAGGTTCTGTCGATGAACGATCCCGAGATCAATTCGGAGCGGGACTCGTTCGAAACCGTCCTCGATTTCATCGTCAGCGAATGCGAAAACGCTGCCGAACTGCTCAAATCGCTGCGAGGCGAAGACGCCACCCGCTACGGAATGTTCGGAGGTAATTTCGGCCGCGCGAACGAAGGTACCGCTCTGGCGTTGAAAGCCAAAGTGCTGCTGATGGCCGCCAGTCCGCTGTTCAACCGTCCGGCCGACTTTCCGCAATACGACTCTGCCGACCCCAACGTCTCGTTGTGGCGCTATCCCGACTACGATCCCGAGCGCTGGAACACCGCGGCCAAAGCGCTCAAAGACGTTATCGACTTGGGATTCTACGATCTTTACCGGGCCAAAAACGGGACCAAGACCGAATACGAAACACTGTTCTGCGTCCGGGCCCCGATCGAGGAAGCCATCTTCCCATACCTGCGCGGTCCCAGCATCGACATCTATTTCAACAACCTGCCGTTCGACTTCATGCTCGTACGCGGCAAGGGAACTCCGGTATGCTATACGCTGCCCACCCACGATCTGGTCATGGCGTATGAGATGAAAAACGGCATGCTGCCCGAACAGGAGGGCTCCGGCTACCGTCCGCTCAACCCCTTCGCCGACCGCGATCCGCGCCTGAACGCTACGATCTGGCACGACGAATCGGTCTTCTGCAACATCCGCTTCGACACGTGGCATCGGGAGGTCACCTCGGAAAAGAGCGACGGCAAGCATTACATCACCGGATATTCGCGCACGGGTTACTTCCTGCGCAAATACATGGACCCCGACCTGAACCCCTCGGCCTCGACGGCTCCGACTCTGCCGAATTCCTACCACCTGATTCGCTATGCCGACATCCTGCTGATGTACGCCGAGGCGTTGAACGAGTACTATGCCGATCCCGCATCGGCTCCGGAGGACGGCATCCGCTGGGCCATCGACCAAGTCCGCTCGCGCGCCGGCATGCCGGGTGTGGACGAAACGTTCCGGAACCGGGGCTGGGACCTCACCCAGGAGAACGTACGCAAATTCATCCAGAACGAACGCCGCGTGGAGTTCGCCTTCGAAGAGCAGCGTTTCTGGGACATCCGCCGCTGGATGATCGGTACGCAGACCCAGCGGGAAGCGCACGAACTGGACATCACGCTCAAAGACGACGATCTCACGAAGGTTTACAAGTCCCGCAAATTCGAAAACCGCATTTACGAAGACCACATGAACCTGATGCCCATTCCGCAGTCGGAGATAAACAAGAATCCCAACCTCGTACAGAACTGGGGCTGGTCTCCGAAACAAGTCAACTAA
- a CDS encoding RagB/SusD family nutrient uptake outer membrane protein, which produces MKKLIITAIASLTTLWSCDLNYVPLEQMSAEEAFKDSLRLEMFVNDLYVYLNTGVQFNRVGGALLDCATDLAVYSPLGTSSGINSYTRATMNAASGGNPDSRWAETYTGIRKANVILRNIDLTVGLSQSKKNQYLGETLLNKALMHYELVKRYGGIPIMDDILDLSGDINIPRSKFGDCVEYIVRLCDEAAPLLPTKYPDNDYGRLTRGAAYGLKAKILLMAASPLFNANPIEGSNEIHRYASPDLERWKRAADAARQVIELKNPDGTKAHELFPSYQRLFFTNFGNTESIIVKCRNLTNDVEAANGPSGYQSCRACTSVTAELIDMYELKSGRLPSEDPDYDPQKPYENRDDRFYASVLYSGVPLWGREVELYTGGKDYPATIGQRGCETGFSLYKHIDPLASVVPAKYTLHNHQILRYAEVLLIYAEAMNEYLGTGDDDMCTDEMIYDCVNEVRQRAGLPPVSGLTIGQMRELIHRERTVELAFEEVRLYDLKRWREAETVLNRPVHGIKVTQEGGTIVYGEKFAVEERSFPMRMYYYPIPQSELDKNSALVVNPGW; this is translated from the coding sequence ATGAAAAAACTCATCATAACCGCCATAGCATCGCTTACGACACTCTGGTCCTGCGATCTGAATTACGTTCCGCTGGAACAGATGTCGGCCGAAGAGGCTTTCAAGGACAGTCTGCGTCTGGAAATGTTCGTCAACGACCTGTACGTCTATCTCAACACCGGTGTCCAGTTCAACCGCGTCGGCGGCGCCCTGCTCGACTGTGCCACGGACCTGGCCGTATACAGCCCGCTCGGGACCAGTTCGGGCATCAACTCCTACACCCGTGCCACGATGAACGCCGCATCGGGCGGCAACCCCGACTCCCGCTGGGCAGAGACCTACACCGGCATCCGCAAAGCCAACGTCATCCTGCGCAACATCGACCTCACCGTGGGCCTGTCCCAAAGCAAAAAGAACCAGTATCTGGGAGAAACGCTGCTCAATAAAGCGCTGATGCACTATGAGCTCGTCAAGCGTTACGGCGGCATCCCGATCATGGACGACATTCTCGACCTGTCGGGCGACATCAACATCCCCCGTTCGAAGTTCGGCGATTGCGTGGAATACATCGTCCGCCTGTGCGACGAGGCCGCACCGCTGCTGCCGACGAAATATCCGGACAACGACTACGGACGCCTCACCCGCGGAGCCGCCTACGGACTGAAAGCGAAAATCCTGCTCATGGCCGCCAGCCCGCTCTTCAACGCAAACCCGATCGAGGGATCGAACGAGATACACCGCTACGCCTCACCGGACCTGGAGCGCTGGAAACGGGCCGCCGATGCCGCACGTCAGGTCATCGAGCTGAAAAATCCCGACGGCACGAAGGCCCACGAACTCTTCCCGTCGTATCAACGGCTGTTCTTCACCAATTTCGGGAACACCGAGTCGATCATCGTCAAATGCCGCAACCTCACCAACGACGTGGAGGCCGCCAACGGACCTTCGGGTTACCAGAGCTGCCGGGCCTGCACCAGCGTCACGGCGGAACTGATCGACATGTACGAGCTCAAAAGCGGCCGGCTGCCTTCCGAAGACCCGGATTACGATCCCCAAAAGCCTTATGAAAACCGCGACGACCGGTTTTACGCCAGCGTACTCTACTCCGGTGTACCGCTCTGGGGCCGCGAGGTGGAACTCTACACCGGAGGCAAGGACTATCCCGCAACCATCGGACAACGCGGCTGCGAAACCGGATTCAGCCTCTACAAGCACATCGACCCCCTGGCCAGCGTCGTACCGGCCAAATACACCCTCCACAATCACCAGATACTGCGCTACGCCGAAGTATTGCTGATCTACGCCGAGGCCATGAACGAATACCTGGGGACGGGCGACGACGACATGTGCACGGACGAGATGATCTACGACTGCGTCAACGAAGTGCGCCAGCGTGCGGGACTGCCGCCGGTAAGCGGTCTGACCATAGGCCAGATGCGTGAACTGATCCACCGGGAACGCACTGTAGAGCTGGCTTTCGAGGAGGTGCGCCTCTACGACCTGAAGCGCTGGCGCGAGGCGGAAACCGTGCTGAACCGTCCGGTCCACGGAATCAAAGTGACCCAGGAGGGCGGAACCATCGTCTACGGCGAGAAGTTCGCCGTAGAAGAACGCTCCTTCCCTATGCGGATGTACTACTACCCCATTCCCCAGTCCGAACTGGACAAGAACAGCGCGCTGGTGGTAAATCCGGGATGGTAA
- a CDS encoding SusC/RagA family TonB-linked outer membrane protein: MSNAIMPKALWTLLLCLCLGTGYSAAQNKKDVAVHGQVTDPAGMPLEGVLVEHKESRMFTLTDRDGNFTIRIPGDKSSLIFTLEGYAPNQVYIGDTHRLKVTLLEGGGDSDPEIALLYGRQNRSLMTSAVSTIEGSKLTDLPTNYANTALSGMIPGIATSQNSGAPGSDYSWLYVRGLRSWRNSTPLIMLDGHVRDFSILDPNEIDQISVYKDAGALAVLGLRGSNGAIMATTRRGKEGRPVLKFNTQITFQQPIKLPKFLDSHDFALLHNEAMRNDGRANEQRYNEEDLALYRSGQDPWGHPNVDWIGQSLKNVTVGQKYNLSIEGGSSVAKYFVNLSYRSDEGIYKTDKDINTYKTNASAKIYSLRSNVDIALTKSMDLSINLFGLQRQLSNPGAGSPFSAIYSLPSNAFPMNYGKDKVAGTNDLRNNPYGILNHSGYTRYTHSTMEAQAELGQKLDFITKGLRVRGSLAFDFFFENNINRSKSYVVYEYTGDGEDGKPLFNTWGEEKKQANFNSYGAAKTRIFDVEAGLDYDRTFGKHLIAATLFFNYSQKSDDTQNLPNTHQGLLGRATYAYDSRYIVEFSFGYQGTEQMPPQKRYGFFPAVSAGWVLSEESFIKNHIGNILSYFKVRGSWGITGNDAGIPYYFYLPAFIQANGRYTLGAEPQNVNSWVEDVHHQYLPNVTWEKSEKTNVGVDMRLFKNHLSISADYFREFTSQILTPRNTVSTLIGYGTSGGPLGNV, translated from the coding sequence ATGAGCAACGCTATAATGCCCAAAGCGTTATGGACGCTTTTATTGTGCCTGTGCCTCGGCACCGGCTACTCCGCCGCACAAAATAAAAAGGATGTCGCCGTGCACGGGCAGGTTACGGACCCGGCCGGAATGCCGCTCGAAGGCGTACTGGTCGAGCACAAAGAATCGCGCATGTTCACGCTGACCGACCGGGACGGCAATTTCACGATCCGGATACCCGGCGACAAATCGTCCCTGATCTTCACGTTGGAGGGATACGCCCCTAATCAGGTATATATAGGAGATACGCACCGACTGAAAGTTACGTTGTTGGAGGGGGGGGGAGATTCCGACCCTGAAATAGCTCTCCTGTACGGCCGCCAGAACCGGTCGCTGATGACTTCGGCCGTTTCGACGATCGAAGGCTCGAAGCTGACAGATCTTCCGACCAACTATGCGAACACGGCATTGTCGGGCATGATTCCCGGAATAGCCACCTCGCAGAACAGCGGAGCTCCCGGCAGCGACTATTCGTGGCTCTACGTGCGCGGCCTCCGGTCGTGGCGCAACAGCACGCCGCTCATCATGCTCGACGGACACGTCCGCGATTTCTCGATCCTCGACCCCAACGAGATCGATCAAATTTCCGTTTACAAAGACGCCGGAGCACTGGCCGTGCTCGGACTCCGGGGCTCGAACGGCGCCATCATGGCTACCACCCGCCGCGGCAAGGAAGGACGCCCCGTACTGAAATTCAACACGCAGATCACGTTCCAACAACCCATCAAACTGCCCAAATTCCTCGACTCGCACGATTTCGCCCTGCTGCACAATGAAGCCATGCGCAACGACGGCCGTGCAAACGAACAACGTTACAACGAGGAAGACCTGGCCCTCTACCGTTCGGGGCAAGACCCCTGGGGGCATCCCAATGTCGATTGGATCGGCCAGTCGCTCAAAAACGTGACCGTCGGACAAAAATACAACCTCAGCATCGAAGGCGGCAGTTCGGTTGCCAAATACTTCGTCAACCTCTCCTATCGCTCGGATGAAGGAATCTACAAAACCGACAAAGACATCAACACCTACAAAACGAATGCGAGCGCCAAAATCTACTCCCTGCGTTCGAACGTTGACATTGCCCTGACCAAGAGCATGGACCTTTCGATCAATCTTTTCGGATTGCAGCGCCAACTCTCGAACCCGGGAGCCGGCAGTCCGTTCAGCGCGATCTACTCCCTGCCATCGAACGCCTTCCCCATGAACTACGGCAAGGACAAGGTCGCCGGCACCAATGACCTGCGAAACAATCCCTACGGCATCCTCAACCACAGCGGTTACACCCGCTACACCCACAGCACGATGGAGGCGCAGGCCGAGCTGGGCCAAAAACTGGACTTCATCACCAAAGGACTCCGCGTGCGGGGATCGCTGGCATTCGATTTCTTTTTCGAGAACAACATCAACCGCAGCAAAAGCTACGTCGTCTACGAATACACGGGCGACGGGGAGGACGGCAAACCGCTCTTCAACACCTGGGGCGAGGAGAAAAAACAGGCGAACTTCAACTCCTACGGAGCTGCCAAGACCCGCATTTTCGACGTAGAAGCCGGTCTGGACTACGACCGCACTTTCGGGAAACACCTCATCGCCGCAACTCTGTTCTTCAATTACAGTCAAAAATCGGACGACACGCAGAACCTGCCCAACACGCACCAGGGCCTGTTAGGACGTGCCACCTATGCCTATGACTCTCGGTATATCGTCGAATTCTCGTTCGGCTACCAGGGTACCGAGCAGATGCCGCCCCAGAAGCGCTACGGCTTCTTCCCCGCAGTTTCTGCCGGATGGGTGCTCTCGGAAGAGTCCTTCATCAAGAACCATATCGGAAACATCCTGAGCTACTTCAAGGTGCGCGGTTCGTGGGGCATCACCGGCAACGATGCCGGCATTCCCTACTACTTCTACCTGCCCGCATTCATCCAGGCCAACGGCCGTTACACGCTGGGAGCAGAACCGCAGAACGTCAACAGCTGGGTAGAGGATGTCCACCACCAATATCTCCCCAACGTCACCTGGGAGAAATCCGAGAAAACCAATGTCGGCGTTGACATGCGGCTGTTCAAAAACCACCTGAGCATCAGCGCAGATTATTTCCGAGAATTTACCAGCCAGATTCTGACGCCCCGCAACACCGTTTCGACCCTGATCGGCTACGGAACTTCGGGCGGCCCGCTGGGCAACGTCTGA
- a CDS encoding DUF1735 domain-containing protein produces the protein MKKILRLFLVGSLLLVSCQDDEEMKYASVYFPLATWADGNGIFQTKFDFSRDTTYIVGAYCSGSIMPEHDIRVTMELASDSLASAKQASAAIRAYDLLPESAYTVEPASLECTIRRGTERGDLLVTFHTSQLDADKKYILPLRIRSVSEYEIAPRYNTLFFGITKR, from the coding sequence ATGAAGAAAATTCTGCGTTTATTCCTTGTTGGGTCCCTTCTCCTCGTTTCCTGCCAGGACGACGAAGAGATGAAGTATGCGTCCGTCTATTTCCCGCTGGCCACCTGGGCCGACGGAAACGGAATTTTCCAGACGAAATTCGACTTTTCAAGGGACACCACCTACATCGTCGGGGCCTACTGCTCCGGCAGTATCATGCCCGAACACGACATCCGTGTAACGATGGAACTGGCCTCGGACTCGCTGGCTTCCGCCAAGCAGGCTTCGGCAGCCATCCGTGCCTACGATCTGTTGCCCGAATCGGCCTACACCGTGGAACCTGCCAGCCTCGAATGCACCATCCGCAGGGGTACCGAAAGAGGCGATTTGCTGGTAACGTTCCACACCTCTCAACTCGATGCGGACAAAAAATACATCTTGCCGCTGCGTATTCGATCCGTATCGGAATATGAAATCGCACCCCGGTACAATACGCTCTTTTTCGGGATTACAAAACGCTAA
- a CDS encoding AraC family transcriptional regulator, whose protein sequence is MKDEIKIMYEQVGLTNGSPLKVKKCDYDYFKYPWHFHDEYEIVYIIKSTGTRFAGNSIEPFSDGDLVFFGSLLPHMYRNEDIYYRGNPSLRVHAITIQFSKDFFNHAILNYPEFLKIKELLEMSRYGISFDTTPNAPIRRHIEMLPNKTGLDRLMACIHILSMMSRTTHKRKLNDDSIDLRLPAYGESRIYKVLGRLNRDYIHNINLDDIARTAGMNTSAFCRYFKEKTGKSTLQYISELRIGYACKLLLMGELTVTQICYECGYNNISNFNRQFKKITRFTPSEYIEEFKRNPGMAALSL, encoded by the coding sequence ATGAAAGACGAAATCAAAATCATGTACGAGCAGGTGGGGCTTACCAACGGCTCCCCGCTCAAAGTCAAGAAGTGCGACTACGATTATTTCAAGTACCCCTGGCACTTCCATGACGAGTACGAAATCGTCTACATCATCAAGAGCACGGGAACCCGGTTCGCAGGGAACAGCATCGAACCGTTCTCCGACGGAGACCTGGTCTTTTTCGGCAGCCTGCTCCCACACATGTACCGTAATGAAGACATTTATTACCGCGGCAACCCCTCTCTACGAGTCCACGCCATCACGATCCAATTTTCCAAGGACTTTTTCAACCATGCGATTCTCAACTACCCTGAATTTTTGAAAATCAAGGAATTGCTCGAAATGTCCCGCTACGGAATCAGCTTCGATACGACTCCGAATGCCCCGATCCGGCGCCATATCGAAATGCTGCCCAACAAGACAGGACTCGACCGCCTGATGGCGTGCATCCATATCCTTTCGATGATGAGCCGCACGACCCACAAACGGAAACTCAACGACGACAGCATCGACCTCCGCCTGCCTGCCTACGGAGAATCCCGTATATATAAGGTATTGGGACGACTCAACCGGGACTATATCCACAACATCAACCTGGACGACATCGCCCGAACGGCCGGCATGAACACCAGCGCTTTCTGCCGCTATTTCAAGGAGAAAACCGGCAAATCGACACTCCAATATATCAGCGAATTACGCATCGGATACGCCTGCAAGCTGCTGTTGATGGGCGAACTGACCGTCACGCAGATCTGCTACGAATGCGGATACAACAACATCTCCAACTTCAACCGTCAGTTCAAAAAGATCACCCGGTTCACCCCCTCGGAATATATCGAGGAGTTCAAGCGCAATCCCGGGATGGCCGCACTCTCCCTGTAA
- a CDS encoding SusC/RagA family TonB-linked outer membrane protein — MKKYILIFIFALIHGFTAGLQAQGIAVSGKVSDKNGQELVGVAVIETGTNHATVSAADGSYKLTVSGKNARLEFRMLGYIPQEITVGSRTAIDIILEEEALNINEVVVVGYGTQKRATVVGSISTADASAIQKTGTTNLTQAIGGRVSGVFTRNPGGRPGEDNANVYIRGTASYNSGANSPLVLVDGVEREYAQIDPEDIENFSVLKDASATAVYGVRGANGVILITTKRGLTSKPEVSFRASFTASTPTRLPDKLGSYDYARLRNEALMNVGLDPEYSAYDLEMFRTKASPYTHPDNDYIHDMLKNAAFKQQYSLVVRGGSSFMRYYVSAGYANDDGIYKNFNNGKYDTNVYFRRYALRANLDFNVTKTTTVGVDLAGRLEERHNNGAGDELFQHLVRTPPDYFNYVNPDGSIGGHLNLTNPYMALSRCGYFHSKTNKFESVIRLNQQLEFITKGLSARGMFSYISSMRSRRDLYERPATYYYTKEGTYELVREEEPITIRTGSGNGPFRRDFVVEAALNYNRTFGDHAVTALLAFNRQEIQSDATLPIGYINYVGRVTYAYKNKYLAEFNAGYNGSMQFSKDKRYGFFPAVSAGWVLSEEGFWGKSAKTFSYMKLRASFGQVGNDRIGSDKYYYLQTYPQLGSNRPSFGETNNPENRIYEGKEGNTEVGWERANKFNVGVDLKFFDNKLSFTGDYFHERRHGILDYDGTISYIYGMMAPNDGSKGFPPANIGEVVNRGFEIDLGYNGLVNKFRYYIRGNLSFARNKVVECGESPVTYPWLSKVGRPIGQRFGLIADGFYNTEEEIDALPSGFTDRPKLGDIKYRDINGDGKTDNYDVVPIGRTQVPEIIYGFTVGGNWRNLDFELFFQGATNSDIYVNGYGYWEFQGISGAMHHHLGRWTPENKEHATYPSLSPSTSEQNHRFSTFWLKDGSYLRLKNIQIGYTLPQRISKKVGMSNLRFYVTATNLFTFSEFKEYDPESNDGDGSAYPVMKYFGGGVSLKF; from the coding sequence ATGAAAAAATATATATTGATATTCATCTTCGCACTAATCCACGGATTCACCGCAGGATTACAGGCCCAGGGAATTGCCGTTTCCGGCAAGGTCAGCGACAAGAACGGGCAGGAACTGGTCGGAGTGGCGGTCATAGAGACCGGCACCAACCATGCGACGGTAAGTGCCGCGGACGGCAGCTACAAACTCACCGTTTCGGGTAAAAACGCCCGGCTGGAGTTCCGTATGCTGGGCTATATTCCCCAGGAGATCACCGTAGGCAGCAGGACCGCCATCGACATCATCCTCGAAGAGGAAGCCCTCAACATCAACGAGGTGGTCGTAGTGGGATACGGCACCCAGAAACGCGCCACCGTCGTCGGGTCCATCTCGACGGCAGACGCCTCGGCCATCCAGAAAACGGGAACGACGAACCTCACGCAGGCCATCGGCGGCCGCGTCTCGGGCGTCTTCACCCGCAACCCGGGCGGACGTCCGGGCGAGGACAACGCCAATGTCTACATCCGCGGTACGGCCAGTTACAACAGCGGTGCCAACAGCCCGCTCGTACTGGTCGATGGTGTGGAACGCGAATACGCCCAGATCGACCCCGAGGACATCGAGAATTTCTCAGTTCTGAAAGATGCCTCGGCTACGGCCGTATACGGCGTGCGCGGAGCCAACGGCGTCATCCTGATCACCACCAAACGCGGTCTTACGTCGAAACCCGAAGTATCGTTCCGCGCGTCGTTCACCGCGAGCACCCCGACACGGCTGCCCGACAAACTCGGATCGTACGACTACGCACGCCTACGCAACGAAGCGCTGATGAACGTCGGACTCGACCCCGAGTACAGCGCCTACGACCTCGAAATGTTCCGCACGAAAGCCAGTCCTTACACGCATCCCGACAACGACTACATCCACGACATGCTCAAAAACGCAGCCTTCAAGCAGCAGTATTCGCTGGTCGTGCGCGGCGGCTCTTCGTTCATGCGTTATTACGTGTCGGCCGGATATGCCAATGACGACGGTATCTACAAGAACTTCAACAACGGCAAATACGACACAAACGTCTATTTCCGGCGTTACGCCCTGCGTGCGAATCTCGACTTCAACGTAACCAAAACCACCACGGTCGGCGTAGACCTCGCAGGACGCCTCGAAGAACGCCATAACAACGGCGCCGGCGATGAACTGTTCCAGCATCTGGTACGTACCCCGCCCGATTATTTCAACTACGTGAACCCCGACGGATCGATCGGCGGCCACCTGAATCTGACCAACCCCTACATGGCTCTTTCGCGTTGCGGCTACTTCCACTCCAAGACCAACAAGTTCGAGAGCGTGATCCGTCTCAACCAGCAGCTGGAATTCATCACCAAAGGACTTTCCGCACGCGGTATGTTCAGCTACATTTCGTCGATGCGCTCCCGCCGGGACCTCTACGAACGCCCCGCGACCTACTATTACACCAAGGAAGGGACCTACGAACTGGTCCGCGAGGAAGAGCCCATCACCATTCGGACGGGCTCCGGGAACGGCCCCTTCCGCCGGGATTTCGTAGTCGAAGCGGCTCTGAACTACAACCGCACTTTCGGCGACCATGCCGTCACGGCCCTGTTGGCTTTCAACCGCCAGGAGATCCAGAGCGACGCCACGCTGCCGATCGGTTACATCAACTACGTCGGTCGTGTGACCTATGCCTATAAGAACAAGTACCTGGCCGAGTTCAACGCCGGATACAACGGTTCGATGCAGTTCTCGAAGGACAAGCGCTACGGTTTCTTCCCGGCGGTATCCGCCGGCTGGGTTCTCTCTGAAGAGGGATTCTGGGGCAAATCGGCCAAGACGTTCAGCTACATGAAGCTCCGCGCTTCGTTCGGACAGGTCGGCAACGACCGCATCGGGTCCGACAAGTATTACTACCTCCAAACCTATCCCCAGCTGGGATCGAACCGCCCCTCGTTCGGCGAGACGAACAATCCCGAAAACCGCATCTACGAAGGCAAGGAGGGCAACACCGAAGTGGGATGGGAGCGTGCCAACAAATTCAATGTCGGCGTGGACCTCAAATTCTTCGACAACAAGCTGTCGTTCACGGGAGACTATTTCCACGAACGCCGCCACGGCATTCTCGACTACGACGGCACTATTTCGTACATCTACGGCATGATGGCCCCGAACGACGGCAGCAAAGGCTTCCCGCCGGCAAACATCGGCGAGGTCGTCAACCGCGGTTTCGAAATCGACCTGGGATACAACGGTCTCGTCAACAAATTCCGGTATTATATCCGAGGCAACCTCTCCTTCGCCCGCAACAAGGTGGTCGAATGCGGTGAAAGCCCCGTCACCTACCCGTGGCTCTCCAAGGTGGGACGCCCCATCGGCCAGCGCTTCGGACTGATCGCCGACGGTTTCTACAACACCGAGGAGGAGATCGACGCCCTGCCGTCGGGATTCACCGACAGGCCCAAACTGGGAGACATCAAATACCGCGACATCAACGGCGACGGCAAGACCGACAACTACGATGTCGTACCCATCGGACGCACCCAGGTACCCGAAATCATCTATGGATTCACCGTAGGCGGCAACTGGCGCAACCTCGACTTCGAGCTCTTCTTCCAGGGGGCTACCAATTCGGATATCTACGTGAACGGCTACGGCTACTGGGAATTCCAGGGTATCAGCGGCGCCATGCACCACCACCTCGGCCGCTGGACTCCCGAAAACAAGGAGCACGCCACCTATCCGAGCCTTTCGCCCTCCACCTCGGAACAGAATCACCGTTTCTCGACATTCTGGCTGAAAGACGGCTCCTACCTGCGTCTGAAAAACATTCAGATCGGGTACACGCTGCCCCAGCGAATCTCCAAAAAGGTCGGCATGTCGAACCTGCGCTTCTATGTGACGGCGACCAACCTGTTCACGTTCTCCGAATTCAAGGAATACGACCCTGAATCCAACGACGGCGACGGCAGCGCCTACCCGGTCATGAAATATTTCGGCGGCGGCGTCAGCCTCAAGTTCTAA